A window of Raineyella sp. W15-4 contains these coding sequences:
- the panC gene encoding pantoate--beta-alanine ligase — protein sequence MRVVTTREELRAARAGLGGAGEVGLVPTMGFLHEGHLSLVRRAAEENDATVVSIFVNPAQFGPAEDLAAYPRDLDHDLGLLAAAGVDLVWAPRVEDVYPAGFDTYVAPGGVADVLEGARRPGHFRGVATIISILFHLVAPRRAYFGQKDAQQVAVIRQLVRDLGLPVEIVACPIVREPDGLAMSSRNTYLTATDRPAALVLSRALRAAGQAWENGERDAEALRTIIREVLAAEPRAKVDYVSVADPRTLAELGTVDPAVGALASLAVRVGAPRLIDNLVLAPRA from the coding sequence ATGAGGGTCGTCACCACCCGCGAGGAGCTCCGGGCCGCCCGGGCCGGGCTGGGCGGGGCCGGTGAGGTCGGTCTGGTGCCGACGATGGGCTTCCTGCACGAGGGACACCTCAGCCTGGTCCGCCGGGCCGCCGAGGAGAACGACGCCACCGTGGTGTCGATCTTCGTCAACCCGGCCCAGTTCGGGCCCGCCGAGGACCTCGCGGCCTACCCGCGCGACCTCGACCACGATCTCGGCCTGCTGGCAGCGGCCGGTGTCGACCTGGTCTGGGCACCGCGGGTCGAGGACGTCTACCCGGCCGGTTTCGACACGTACGTCGCCCCCGGCGGCGTCGCCGACGTGCTGGAAGGGGCCCGCCGGCCCGGCCACTTCCGCGGGGTCGCGACGATCATCAGCATCCTGTTCCATCTCGTCGCCCCCCGGCGGGCCTACTTCGGTCAGAAGGATGCCCAGCAGGTCGCGGTGATCCGGCAGCTGGTCCGCGACCTGGGGCTGCCGGTCGAGATCGTCGCCTGCCCGATCGTCCGGGAGCCGGACGGCCTGGCGATGAGCAGCCGCAACACCTATCTCACCGCCACGGACCGCCCGGCCGCGCTGGTGCTCTCCCGCGCACTGCGGGCGGCCGGGCAGGCCTGGGAGAACGGGGAACGCGACGCCGAAGCGCTGCGGACGATCATCCGCGAGGTCCTCGCCGCCGAGCCGCGGGCGAAAGTCGACTATGTCAGCGTCGCCGATCCGCGCACCCTGGCCGAGCTGGGCACCGTCGACCCGGCGGTCGGCGCGCTGGCCTCGCTGGCGGTACGGGTCGGCGCGCCACGGCTGATCGACAACCTGGTGCTCGCGCCCCGCGCCTGA
- a CDS encoding NADP-dependent isocitrate dehydrogenase has product MATIIYTHTDEAPLMATYSLLPVVEAFASTAGVQVETRDISLSGRILAAFADLLPADQQVADALAELGELAKTPEANIIKLPNISASVPQLKAAVQELQALGYALPDYVDEPQTAAEKDARARYDKIKGSAVNPVLREGNSDRRAPLAVKNYARKHPHSMGAWTATSKTRVATMGHDDFRTNEKSVIIPADDTLQIKLVGADGTETVLKAALPVLAGEVIDGTFLSAKKLDEFLAEQVAAAKAEGVLFSVHLKATMMKVSDPIIFGHVVKAFFPKTFAAYGAVLDEAGLSANNGLGAILAGLDALPDGAEIKASFDAELADGPALAMVNSDKGITNLHVPSDVIVDASMPAMIRIGGHMWGPDGQEADTLAVIPDSSYAGVYQAVIDDCKAHGAYDPTTMGSVPNVGLMAQKAEEYGSHDKTFEIPADGTVQVVNAAGEVLIEHAVEAGDIWRACQAKDAPIKDWVKLAVTRARASQTPAVFWLDPARAHDRNIAEKVKAYLPEFDPEGLTIEIMSPIEATQYSVERIRRGEDTISVTGNVLRDYNTDLFPILEVGTSAKMLSVVPLMAGGGLFETGAGGSAPKHVQQLLAENYLRWDSLGEFMALAESFRHEATNGNPKAGVLAATLDKATETLLDQNKGPARKVGQIDNRGSHFWLATYWARELAAQTEDAELAAAFAPVAAELADHAEQIDAELIGVQGHPVDLGGYYRPDDAKTTAVMRPSAAFNEIIAKLG; this is encoded by the coding sequence ATGGCCACGATCATCTACACCCACACCGACGAAGCGCCCTTGATGGCCACGTACTCCCTCCTCCCGGTCGTCGAGGCCTTCGCCTCAACGGCGGGGGTGCAGGTCGAGACGCGTGACATCTCGCTGTCCGGCCGGATCCTGGCAGCCTTCGCCGATCTGCTGCCCGCGGACCAGCAGGTCGCCGACGCCCTCGCGGAACTCGGTGAGCTCGCGAAGACCCCCGAGGCCAACATCATCAAGCTGCCGAACATCTCGGCGTCGGTCCCCCAGCTCAAGGCCGCCGTGCAGGAGCTGCAGGCCCTCGGCTACGCGCTGCCCGACTACGTCGACGAGCCGCAGACGGCGGCGGAGAAGGACGCTCGCGCCCGCTACGACAAGATCAAGGGCTCCGCGGTCAACCCGGTGCTGCGGGAGGGCAACTCCGACCGGCGCGCCCCGCTGGCGGTGAAGAACTACGCCCGCAAGCACCCGCACTCGATGGGTGCCTGGACGGCCACCTCGAAGACCCGGGTCGCCACGATGGGCCACGACGACTTCCGCACCAACGAGAAGTCCGTGATCATCCCGGCCGACGACACCCTGCAGATCAAGCTCGTCGGCGCCGACGGCACCGAGACCGTCCTCAAGGCCGCGCTGCCGGTGCTCGCCGGTGAGGTGATCGACGGCACCTTCCTCAGCGCGAAGAAGCTGGACGAGTTCCTCGCCGAGCAGGTCGCCGCCGCCAAGGCCGAGGGCGTGCTGTTCTCGGTGCACCTCAAGGCGACCATGATGAAGGTCTCCGACCCGATCATCTTCGGCCACGTCGTCAAGGCCTTCTTCCCGAAGACCTTCGCCGCGTACGGGGCCGTCCTGGACGAGGCCGGCCTGTCCGCCAACAACGGGCTGGGCGCCATCCTCGCCGGCCTCGATGCGCTGCCGGACGGTGCGGAGATCAAGGCCTCCTTCGACGCCGAGCTGGCCGACGGCCCGGCGCTGGCGATGGTGAACTCCGACAAGGGGATCACCAACCTGCACGTGCCCTCCGACGTCATCGTCGACGCCTCGATGCCGGCGATGATCCGGATCGGCGGCCACATGTGGGGCCCGGACGGTCAGGAGGCCGACACCCTCGCGGTCATCCCCGATTCCTCGTACGCCGGCGTCTACCAGGCCGTCATCGACGACTGCAAGGCCCACGGCGCCTACGATCCGACCACCATGGGGTCGGTGCCGAACGTCGGCCTGATGGCCCAGAAGGCCGAGGAGTACGGCTCCCACGACAAGACCTTCGAGATCCCGGCCGACGGCACCGTGCAGGTCGTCAACGCCGCCGGTGAGGTGCTGATCGAGCATGCCGTCGAGGCCGGCGACATCTGGCGGGCCTGCCAGGCCAAGGACGCCCCGATCAAGGACTGGGTCAAGCTGGCCGTCACCCGGGCCCGTGCCTCGCAGACCCCGGCGGTCTTCTGGCTCGACCCGGCGCGCGCCCACGACCGCAACATCGCCGAGAAGGTCAAGGCCTACCTGCCGGAGTTCGACCCCGAGGGCCTGACGATCGAGATCATGTCCCCGATCGAGGCCACCCAGTACTCGGTGGAGCGGATCCGCCGTGGCGAGGACACCATCTCGGTGACCGGCAATGTGCTGCGCGACTACAACACCGACCTGTTCCCGATCCTCGAGGTCGGCACCTCGGCGAAGATGCTGTCGGTGGTCCCGCTGATGGCTGGTGGAGGCCTGTTCGAGACCGGTGCCGGCGGCTCCGCCCCGAAGCACGTCCAGCAGCTGCTCGCCGAGAACTACCTGCGGTGGGACTCGCTGGGCGAGTTCATGGCGCTGGCCGAGTCGTTCCGCCACGAGGCGACCAACGGGAACCCCAAGGCCGGGGTGCTCGCCGCGACTCTCGACAAGGCCACCGAGACCCTGCTCGACCAGAACAAGGGCCCGGCCCGCAAGGTCGGCCAGATCGACAACCGGGGCAGCCACTTCTGGCTGGCGACCTACTGGGCCCGGGAGCTCGCCGCGCAGACCGAGGACGCCGAGCTGGCGGCCGCGTTCGCGCCGGTCGCGGCCGAGCTGGCGGACCACGCCGAGCAGATCGACGCCGAGCTGATCGGGGTCCAGGGCCACCCGGTCGACCTGGGCGGCTACTACCGCCCCGACGACGCGAAGACCACCGCGGTGATGCGTCCGTCGGCCGCCTTCAACGAGATCATCGCCAAGCTGGGCTGA
- a CDS encoding SDR family NAD(P)-dependent oxidoreductase, producing the protein MSAVIPDRFTGRTIIVTGAGSGIGRATAARLVAEGATVVGADLSEERLREVAEELGAPGFRYVAGSITDQQVVDRVVAEAGPELWGLVNNAGIMDDFLPIAEIDDATWQRVLDVNLTAMMRLSRAAIPVMLARGAGVIVNVSSEAGIRAGAAGVAYTASKHAVIGLTKSTSLFYARKGIRCNSVAPGGVATNIQARMDTPGFAETIAPLLGAMMPPTATADELAAAITFLLSDDASNISGAVLMCDGGWSVI; encoded by the coding sequence ATGTCCGCCGTCATTCCCGACCGGTTCACCGGCCGGACCATCATCGTGACCGGTGCCGGATCCGGCATCGGCAGGGCCACCGCCGCCAGGCTGGTCGCCGAGGGGGCGACCGTCGTCGGGGCCGACCTGTCCGAGGAGCGGCTCCGGGAGGTCGCCGAGGAACTCGGCGCTCCGGGCTTCCGCTATGTCGCCGGGTCGATCACCGACCAGCAGGTCGTCGACCGGGTGGTCGCCGAGGCCGGCCCCGAGCTGTGGGGGCTGGTCAACAACGCCGGGATCATGGACGACTTCCTCCCCATCGCGGAGATCGACGACGCCACCTGGCAGCGGGTGCTCGACGTCAACCTGACCGCGATGATGCGGCTGAGCCGGGCGGCGATCCCGGTGATGCTGGCCCGCGGTGCGGGGGTGATCGTCAACGTCTCCTCCGAGGCCGGGATCCGGGCCGGAGCGGCCGGGGTCGCCTACACGGCGTCCAAGCACGCCGTGATCGGGCTGACGAAGTCCACCTCGCTCTTCTATGCCCGCAAGGGGATCCGGTGCAACAGCGTCGCGCCCGGCGGGGTCGCCACCAACATCCAGGCCCGGATGGACACGCCCGGGTTCGCCGAGACCATCGCCCCGCTGCTCGGCGCGATGATGCCGCCGACGGCGACCGCCGACGAGCTCGCGGCGGCCATCACCTTCCTGCTCAGTGACGACGCCTCCAACATCAGCGGCGCGGTGCTGATGTGTGACGGCGGGTGGAGCGTGATCTGA
- a CDS encoding diacylglycerol/lipid kinase family protein, which translates to MLNPVGRRAERARRELAAALAALGAPAPTVLTTTVDSPGADQTRRLLAAGADLVVVAGGDGTVREAARVLAGTGVALGIVPTGTANIVARNLRLPRRDVRLAVATALGGGELRMDVGSARMTTAPGPVVEAVFLVMAGIGRDAQTVAATGVRLKRRLGWLAYFTAGIRHALLRPLPMVVDLDGHPRAVRTWTVLFGNLPRVPGGITVFPDAAPGDGALETLEVPLRSLLDWVAVAGTGLFHRPRRTRALAYGRTSAARVTPPSPLPVQLDGDVVTDVVDLEVGVLPGALTVRCRPARPRIRRTAAGRVLH; encoded by the coding sequence GTGCTCAATCCCGTCGGCCGGCGGGCGGAGCGCGCCCGCCGGGAACTCGCCGCGGCCCTGGCCGCCCTCGGCGCACCCGCCCCGACCGTCCTCACCACCACCGTCGACTCGCCCGGCGCCGACCAGACCCGGCGACTGCTGGCCGCGGGGGCGGACCTGGTGGTGGTCGCCGGTGGTGACGGGACCGTCCGCGAAGCGGCCCGGGTGCTCGCCGGGACCGGCGTTGCGCTGGGCATCGTCCCGACCGGGACCGCCAACATCGTCGCCCGCAATCTGCGGCTGCCCCGCCGGGACGTACGTCTCGCCGTGGCGACCGCGCTGGGCGGCGGCGAGCTGCGGATGGACGTCGGGTCCGCCCGGATGACCACCGCTCCCGGACCGGTGGTCGAGGCGGTCTTCCTGGTGATGGCCGGGATCGGCCGCGACGCGCAGACCGTGGCCGCCACCGGCGTACGCCTCAAACGGCGGCTCGGCTGGCTGGCCTACTTCACCGCCGGGATCCGCCATGCGCTGCTGCGGCCGCTGCCGATGGTCGTCGATCTCGACGGTCATCCGCGCGCGGTGCGGACCTGGACCGTGCTCTTCGGCAATCTCCCACGGGTCCCCGGGGGGATCACCGTGTTTCCCGACGCGGCCCCCGGCGACGGCGCCCTGGAGACCCTGGAGGTGCCGCTGCGCAGTCTCCTCGACTGGGTCGCCGTGGCCGGCACGGGACTGTTCCACCGACCTCGCCGGACCCGGGCGCTGGCGTACGGCCGGACCTCCGCCGCCCGGGTCACGCCGCCGAGCCCGCTGCCGGTCCAGTTGGACGGCGATGTCGTCACCGATGTCGTCGACCTCGAGGTGGGTGTGTTGCCCGGCGCCCTGACGGTCCGATGCCGGCCCGCTCGGCCCCGAATCCGGCGCACCGCCGCCGGCCGCGTCCTACACTGA
- a CDS encoding MarR family transcriptional regulator, whose protein sequence is MREQQERPIGYWAKHLDSLINQAFEQALHEDDVTRRQWQVLSALSWGARTVASLRETLGAFRCDRDDSLEAALEILSARGWIDDDGTTLSLTETGLAAHDQVRGHVEHVRQDLARGISGADYRTTVDTLRRMCDNLSSGLPESA, encoded by the coding sequence ATGCGGGAACAACAGGAGCGGCCGATCGGCTACTGGGCCAAGCATCTCGATTCCCTGATCAACCAGGCGTTCGAGCAGGCCCTCCACGAGGACGACGTGACGCGTCGTCAGTGGCAGGTGCTGAGCGCCCTGTCCTGGGGCGCCCGGACCGTCGCGAGCCTGCGCGAGACGCTCGGCGCGTTCCGTTGTGACCGGGACGACTCGCTGGAGGCGGCCCTGGAGATCCTCTCCGCCCGGGGCTGGATCGACGACGACGGGACGACACTGTCCCTCACCGAGACCGGTCTGGCTGCCCACGACCAGGTCCGCGGCCACGTGGAGCACGTCCGGCAGGACTTGGCCCGCGGCATCAGCGGCGCCGACTACCGCACCACGGTCGACACCCTGCGCCGGATGTGCGACAACCTGTCCTCCGGTCTTCCGGAGAGCGCCTGA
- a CDS encoding ABC transporter ATP-binding protein: MISVQGLTRRFGETLAVDGLTVEIGESEVFGLLGPNGAGKTTTIRMLAGLIGVTSGRATVQGVDITDRSAGPRLRRLVGVLPEEVGLYGDLSAARTLDFFARLHHVDRPRRVEQIEWLLHRLDLWERRDMPVADLSKGLKQRLALARALVHDPPVVLLDEPTANLDPEMARTVRQFLVDLGARGHVVVINTHRLEEAERICHRVGILRTRLLRVGRPAELRVSMAAGRVAVELEQVTDAVVEAARSVGAVDVTAATTQLEAHLPAEVSVPDLVTAIVLAGGRVTAVSRGETLEDAYLEIVEDHP; encoded by the coding sequence GTGATCTCGGTGCAGGGACTGACGCGCCGGTTCGGTGAGACGCTGGCGGTCGACGGTCTCACGGTGGAGATCGGTGAGAGTGAGGTCTTCGGCCTGCTCGGCCCGAACGGTGCGGGCAAGACGACGACGATCCGGATGCTGGCCGGGCTGATCGGGGTGACGAGCGGCCGCGCGACCGTGCAGGGCGTCGACATCACCGACCGGTCGGCCGGCCCCCGCCTGCGGAGACTCGTCGGGGTGTTACCGGAGGAGGTCGGTCTCTACGGCGATCTGAGCGCGGCCCGGACGCTGGACTTCTTCGCCCGACTCCACCACGTGGACCGACCGCGACGGGTCGAGCAGATCGAGTGGCTGCTGCACCGGCTGGACCTCTGGGAGCGACGTGACATGCCGGTCGCCGACCTGTCGAAGGGCCTCAAACAGCGGCTCGCCCTCGCTCGGGCGCTGGTGCACGATCCGCCGGTCGTCCTTCTGGACGAGCCGACCGCCAACCTGGACCCGGAGATGGCCCGCACGGTCCGGCAGTTCCTCGTCGACCTCGGAGCACGTGGGCATGTGGTCGTGATCAACACCCACCGGCTCGAGGAGGCTGAGCGGATCTGCCATCGCGTCGGCATCCTGCGGACCCGTCTCCTCCGCGTCGGCCGGCCAGCCGAACTGCGCGTGAGCATGGCTGCCGGTCGTGTTGCCGTCGAGCTGGAGCAGGTCACGGACGCCGTCGTCGAGGCGGCCCGGAGTGTCGGCGCCGTCGATGTGACTGCCGCGACCACGCAGCTCGAGGCGCACCTGCCCGCCGAGGTCTCCGTACCCGACCTCGTCACAGCCATCGTGCTGGCCGGCGGCCGGGTCACCGCGGTGTCCCGGGGGGAGACCCTCGAGGACGCCTACCTGGAGATCGTCGAGGACCACCCGTGA
- a CDS encoding ABC transporter permease produces MNATDVLTIARKDLGTALRRRSLRYSLILFPVLTAIGLSLVIGYVGRAAEVPTDVVAHLLLSFVFFFAVGAAILSTTIAAYSFVGEKVERSLEPLLATPVTDLDILLGKALAAVLPPVVSTWLGIALFIVLADLRTSARFGVGYLPGPAAWIIIGVVVPLSSLLSVLFSVLVSTRAAETRAAQQAAALITLPFAAIYVLSEVGIVPLDPVGMLSLSGVLAVVDVVLFLLARVAFDREEILTRWR; encoded by the coding sequence GTGAACGCCACCGACGTCCTCACCATCGCCCGCAAGGACCTCGGGACGGCCCTCCGGCGCCGCAGCCTCCGGTACTCGCTCATCCTCTTCCCGGTCCTCACCGCCATCGGGCTCTCGCTCGTCATCGGGTACGTAGGACGGGCCGCCGAGGTCCCCACGGACGTCGTCGCACACCTGCTGCTCTCCTTCGTGTTCTTCTTCGCCGTCGGTGCCGCGATCCTCTCGACGACGATCGCCGCGTATTCCTTCGTCGGGGAGAAGGTCGAGCGGAGCCTCGAGCCGTTGCTCGCCACGCCCGTCACCGATCTGGACATCCTGCTGGGGAAGGCGCTCGCCGCGGTCCTGCCTCCGGTCGTCTCCACCTGGCTGGGGATCGCGCTGTTCATCGTCCTGGCCGATCTCCGGACGTCCGCCCGTTTCGGTGTCGGCTACCTGCCCGGCCCGGCGGCCTGGATCATCATCGGTGTGGTCGTCCCGCTGTCCTCCCTGCTGAGTGTCCTGTTCAGCGTCCTGGTCTCGACGCGCGCCGCCGAGACGCGTGCGGCCCAGCAGGCGGCCGCACTCATCACGCTCCCCTTCGCCGCGATCTACGTCCTCTCCGAGGTCGGGATCGTCCCTCTCGATCCCGTCGGGATGCTGTCCCTCTCGGGAGTGCTGGCCGTCGTCGACGTGGTGCTGTTCCTCCTGGCGAGGGTCGCCTTCGACCGGGAGGAGATCCTCACCCGGTGGCGCTGA
- a CDS encoding YoaK family protein, with protein sequence MRTRVADYLLEVAGARRTPELNRHLALLLALVAGILNSVGFVAVSVYTSHMTGLTATVADAIVLWRPAVVLSGVTALASFIAGAMGCAVIFNWGRRRGLHSRYANVLLVEGGLMLLFGLLAEELTWDHRHLVFIAVLCFTMGLQNATITKISGATIRTTHVTGMVTDIGIELGKIAYRNRLPDADPVVGDRTKLAMLASLVGLFFLGGMIGAAGYLWIGFAFLVPTALVLLVATYRPLAEDLRALRHARRDRAGHPRAES encoded by the coding sequence GTGAGGACCCGGGTGGCCGACTACCTGCTGGAGGTGGCCGGGGCGCGACGTACGCCTGAGCTCAACCGCCATCTCGCGCTGCTGCTCGCCCTGGTGGCCGGGATCCTCAACTCCGTCGGCTTCGTCGCCGTCAGCGTCTACACCTCACACATGACCGGGCTCACCGCCACGGTCGCCGACGCCATCGTGCTGTGGCGGCCGGCGGTGGTGCTGAGCGGGGTGACCGCGCTGGCCTCGTTCATCGCCGGCGCGATGGGCTGCGCCGTGATCTTCAACTGGGGTCGCCGCCGGGGGCTGCACAGCCGCTACGCGAACGTGCTGCTGGTCGAGGGCGGCCTGATGCTGCTGTTCGGCCTGCTCGCCGAGGAGCTCACCTGGGACCACCGGCACCTGGTGTTCATCGCGGTGCTCTGCTTCACGATGGGCCTGCAGAACGCCACCATCACCAAGATCTCCGGGGCGACGATCCGCACCACCCACGTCACCGGCATGGTCACCGACATCGGCATCGAGCTCGGCAAGATCGCCTATCGCAACCGGCTTCCCGACGCGGACCCGGTGGTCGGCGACCGGACCAAGCTGGCGATGCTCGCCTCGTTGGTCGGCCTGTTCTTCCTCGGCGGGATGATCGGCGCCGCGGGCTATCTGTGGATCGGGTTCGCCTTCCTGGTCCCCACCGCGCTGGTGCTGCTGGTGGCGACCTACCGGCCGCTGGCGGAGGACCTGCGGGCACTGCGGCACGCCCGGCGGGACCGGGCCGGTCACCCACGGGCCGAGAGCTGA
- a CDS encoding DNA-formamidopyrimidine glycosylase family protein, which yields MPEAPELDAAAAFLRERAAGRLVERVDLASFSVLKTADPPHTALIGKRLTEVGRRGKFLLLGCEDVHLALHLARAGWLHWRATTPKTPVRPGRGPLALRLVLDSGSALDVTEAGTKKGVAAYVAADPATLPEIARLGPEAAGLSVEELGAILAGTGARLKTVLTDQMLMAGIGNGFSDDILHAARLSPYATAKTLGVDETGRLHAAIGEVLGRAAEAMAGQPLDRLKGIKHAGYRVHARTGLPCPMCGTDIAEVAFADKSLQYCPTCQTGGRRLSDRRMDRLLK from the coding sequence ATGCCGGAAGCCCCCGAGCTCGACGCCGCTGCGGCCTTCCTGCGGGAGCGTGCCGCGGGCCGGCTGGTCGAGCGTGTCGACCTCGCCTCGTTCTCGGTGCTGAAGACTGCCGACCCGCCGCACACCGCCCTGATCGGCAAGCGGCTGACCGAGGTCGGGCGGCGTGGCAAGTTCCTGCTGCTCGGCTGCGAGGACGTCCACCTTGCCCTCCATCTGGCCCGCGCCGGCTGGCTGCACTGGCGCGCCACCACCCCGAAGACCCCGGTCCGGCCGGGCCGCGGCCCGCTGGCGCTGCGCCTCGTCCTGGACAGCGGGTCGGCGCTCGACGTGACCGAGGCCGGCACCAAGAAGGGCGTGGCGGCGTACGTCGCCGCCGACCCCGCGACACTGCCCGAGATCGCGCGCCTCGGACCGGAGGCGGCCGGCCTGTCGGTCGAGGAGCTCGGTGCGATCCTGGCCGGCACCGGCGCCCGGCTGAAGACGGTGCTCACCGACCAGATGCTGATGGCCGGCATCGGCAACGGCTTCTCCGACGACATCCTGCACGCGGCGCGGCTGTCACCGTACGCGACGGCGAAGACCCTCGGCGTCGACGAGACCGGTCGGCTGCACGCCGCGATCGGTGAGGTGCTCGGGCGGGCCGCCGAGGCGATGGCGGGACAGCCGCTGGACCGGCTCAAGGGCATCAAGCACGCCGGCTACCGGGTGCACGCCAGGACCGGGCTGCCGTGCCCGATGTGCGGCACCGACATCGCCGAGGTCGCTTTCGCCGACAAGTCGCTGCAGTACTGTCCGACCTGCCAGACCGGCGGCCGCCGGCTCAGCGATCGGCGGATGGATCGCCTGTTGAAGTGA